In Juglans microcarpa x Juglans regia isolate MS1-56 chromosome 7D, Jm3101_v1.0, whole genome shotgun sequence, the following are encoded in one genomic region:
- the LOC121238277 gene encoding MLO-like protein 3: protein MAASEGEGSSTSRSLQDTPVWALATVCFVFISISIFMEHLIHLLSNWLRSHRKTALFEALEKLKSVLILLGFMSLILAGTQRYISKICIPITVADTMLPCRVRVTTKTTKALGLIAHIWTGTSEYYLPGKDDLENVSWQPERRLAAAETSTSSEYCDSKGKTSFISPEGILQLNNFIFVLAVMQIVYSVLTMALGRAKMRRWEAWERETETIEYQVANDPNRFRYTRQTTFVRRHMNSFTRTSLHLWIKCFFRQFFNSVAKVDYLTLRHGFISAHMSTNNSFDFQKYIQRSLDEDFKAVVGISPSMWFIVVVFILLDVHGWHMYLWLSFLPLILVLLLGTKLEVIVARMALQLKDQNSVIKGTPVVQLKDSHFWFNRPKFFLNVLHFTLFTNAFELAFFVWVTWQYGIKSCYHENIEIIVVRVALAVTVQVLCSYITLPLYALVTQMGSQFKSRVGLEGQTVHAINQWYVEARERRKKRQDVSVRSGSSSNRTLDSLDLPSHHHHRVLTISNEGEIEAHVSNELADEIVEEQYDQGVHDQDHDEEGLDQAMDSTSEIVQIEMSEASISNSKILESTGMIS from the exons ATGGCTGCATCCGAGGGAGAAGGAAGCAGTACATCTCGCTCTCTCCAAGACACACCCGTCTGGGCTCTAGCCACCGTTTGCTTTGtcttcatctccatctctatCTTTATGGAGCACTTGATCCATCTCCTTTCCAAC TGGCTCAGAAGTCACCGAAAAACTGCTTTGTTCGAGGCTCTGGAGAAGCTTAAATCTG TGTTGATTCTCTTGGGTTTCATGTCTCTCATATTAGCAGGAACTCAAAGATACATTTCCAAAATCTGTATACCGATTACAGTTGCAGATACCATGCTTCCTTGCCGTGTAAGAGTAACAACCAAAACTACCAAAGCACTAGGATTAATTGCTCATATATGGACTGGAACATCTGAATATTACTTGCCAGGAAAAGATGATCTTGAGAATGTTTCGTGGCAACCTGAAAGAAGATTGGCAGCAGCTGAAACCAGTACTTCTTCTGAATATTGTGATTCCAAG GGAAAGACATCATTTATATCACCAGAAGGGATTCTTCAGCTCAACAACTTCATATTTGTGTTAGCAGTTATGCAGATTGTCTATAGTGTTCTCACCATGGCTTTAGGAAGGGCAAAG ATGAGGCGCTGGGAAGCTTGGGAAAGAGAAACTGAGACAATCGAATATCAAGTGGCTAATG ATCCTAATCGATTTAGATATACAAGACAAACGACGTTCGTGCGCCGACATATGAATTCTTTTACAAGAACATCCCTTCATCTTTGGATC AAATGCTTCTTCCGACAATTCTTCAATTCAGTGGCCAAAGTTGACTACCTAACTCTACGCCATGGTTTTATCTCA GCCCATATGTCAACAAATAATTCCTTCGACTTCCAAAAGTACATACAACGTTCGCTGGACGAGGATTTCAAAGCTGTGGTTGGCATCAg CCCTTCCATGTGGTTTATTGTCGTCGTCTTCATCCTTCTCGACGTGCATG GTTGGCATATGTATCTGTGGTTATCATTTCTCCCATTAATT TTAGTGCTACTTCTTGGAACCAAACTGGAAGTAATTGTAGCAAGAATGGCTCTTCAACTCAAAGATCAGAACAGCGTAATCAAAGGAACACCTGTGGTGCAACTCAAGGACAGTCATTTCTggttcaatcgacccaaattcTTCTTGAACGTTCTGCATTTTACTTTGTTTAcg AATGCATTTGAGCTTGCTTTCTTCGTTTGGGTCACG TGGCAATATGGGATCAAGTCTTGCTACCATGAAAATATCGAAATCATCGTTGTTCGGGTAGCATTAGC GGTGACAGTTCAAGTGTTGTGCAGTTATATTACTCTTCCCCTCTACGCTCTTGTAACCCAG ATGGGATCACAATTCAAGAGCAGAGTCGGCCTAGAAGGCCAAACGGTGCATGCAATAAATCAATGGTATGTTGAAGCAAgggaaaggaggaaaaagaggCAGGATGTTTCTGTACGATCAGGATCAAGCAGTAACAGAACCCTGGATTCGTTGGATTTGCcttctcatcatcatcaccgAGTGCTAACAATCTCTAACGAGGGCGAGATCGAAGCTCATGTTTCCAACGAATTAGCTGATGAAATTGTTGAAGAACAATATGATCAAGGAGTTCATGACCAAGATCATGATGAGGAAGGACTTGACCAAGCCATGGATTCAACGTCTGAAATTGTGCAGATCGAAATGTCAGAAGCTAGCATCTCTAACTCAAAAATATTAGAGAGTACTGGCATGATCTCATAG